In Arachis stenosperma cultivar V10309 chromosome 1, arast.V10309.gnm1.PFL2, whole genome shotgun sequence, one DNA window encodes the following:
- the LOC130950378 gene encoding uncharacterized protein LOC130950378 isoform X2 codes for MEPMYFMMPKALYSSGVETIEETPTVAVKELYDKMLESVKVKRSMPPNAWLWSMIENCIHQQDIRLLFDILENLHVFRLSNLRIHDDFNSNLCQEVTKACIKAGALEFAKRTLWKHNVYGLSPTVAAANHLLTHAKNHNDTKLLVEVMKLLKKNDLPLQPGTADIVFSICYNTDKWDLINKYGKWFVKAGGVKLRQTSFDTWMKFAAKRGETEPLWEMNKLRLETKKIPTLTAGISCVKGFLLERNPSDAACIIHELNENLDDAKKKGIKDELQKLISEWPKEVIKYRKGEDQKTLASSLKSDILAMISQLNMGLEASLNLEDLKG; via the exons ATGGAACCAATGTATTTCATGATGCCAAAGGCTCTTTATAGTTCTGGAGTGGAAACTATTGAAGAGACTCCCACAG TGGCTGTAAAGGAGCTCTATGATAAGATGCTTGAGTCTGTAAAAGTTAAACGATCAATGCCACCTAATGCTTGGTTATGGTCAATGATTGAAAATTGTATACACCAACAAGATATAAGACTCCTATTCGACATTTTGGAGAACCTCCACGTATTT AGGCTATCAAATCTTCGAATTCATGATGACTTTAATAGCAATCTCTGTCAAGAAGTTACTAAAGCATGTATTAAAGCAGGAGCCCTTGAATTTG CAAAGAGGACTTTATGGAAGCATAATGTCTATGGACTGAGCCCAACTGTTGCTGCTGCTAATCATTTACTG ACGCATGCTAAGAATCACAATGATACTAAATTGCTGGTGGAAGTAATGAAACTTCTGAAGAAGAACGATTTACCATTGCAACCAGGCACAGCAGATATTGTTTTCAG CATTTGTTACAATACTGATAAGTGGGATTTGATTAATAAGTACGGAAAATGGTTTGTCAAGGCTGGTGGCGTAAAACTACGGCAAACCTCATTTGACACATGGATGAAGTTTGCTGCCAAAAGAG GCGAGACGGAGCCATTGTGGGAAATGAATAAGTTGAGACTTGAGACAAAGAAGATACCTACTTTGACAGCTGGGATTTCTTGTGTTAAG GGTTTTTTGTTAGAGCGTAATCCCAGCGATGCAGCTTGCATCATTCACGAACTAAATGAG AATTTGGATGATGCAAAAAAGAAAGGCATTAAGGATGAACTTCAGAAGCTTATCTCCGAGTGGCCCAAGGAAGTTATTAAGTACAGGAAAGGAGAGGATCAAAAG ACACTAGCATCGTCTTTAAAATCCGATATCCTTGCCATGATTAGTCAACTGAACATGGGACTTGAGGCAAGTCTAAATTTGGAAGACCTTAAGGGATAA
- the LOC130940951 gene encoding CASP-like protein 1E2 has protein sequence MEGHHHGKTEVAARSGDSKSGLVLRVLALILTLAASIVVVTNKQTKVVPLKVFDSLPPVNLPVSAKWHYLSAVLYFLVTNATSCGYAAVSLLLTAANRDGKSKHLRILIFVLDALMVALLFSGIGAASAVGVLGYHGNSHVQWKKVCNVFGKFCHQMVASIGLSLLGSVAFLFLVMLPLISSA, from the exons ATGGAGGGACATCATCATGGAAAAACAGAGGTGGCAGCAAGATCAGGTGATAGTAAGAGTGGATTGGTTTTGAGGGTATTGGCATTGATACTGACTCTAGCAGCTTCAATTGTTGTTGTGACCAATAAACAAACCAAGGTTGTTCCTCTGAAGGTTTTTGATTCTCTACCACCGGTTAATCTTCCTGTTTCTGCAAAGTGGCATTACCTCTCTGCTGTTCT GTACTTTCTTGTGACAAACGCAACATCATGTGGATACGCAGCCGTGTCACTACTCCTAACCGCCGCAAATAGAGATGGCAAGAGCAAGCACTTGCGGATACTAATCTTTGTCCTTGACGCGTTGATGGTGGCTTTGCTGTTCTCCGGCATCGGCGCCGCTTCGGCCGTGGGCGTACTTGGGTACCATGGAAACTCTCACGTTCAATGGAAGAAAGTGTGCAATGTGTTCGGCAAATTTTGTCACCAAATGGTTGCTTCCATTGGTTTATCATTGCTTGGATCAGTAGCATTCCTCTTCTTGGTTatgcttcctttaatttcttcagCTTAG
- the LOC130975131 gene encoding E3 ubiquitin-protein ligase MIEL1 translates to MEGSANNERLDFGKMGYGCKHYRRRCKIRAPCCNEIYPCRHCHNEAASLLRNPYDRHELVRQDVKQVVCAVCDTEQPVAQVCTNCGVRMGEYFCDICKFFDDDIGKQQFHCDDCGICRVGGQENFFHCEKCGSCYSVTLRDNHLCVENSMRHHCPICYEFLFDSMKDISVMKCGHTMHHECFEEMLNRDTYCCPICSKSVMDMTRTWKRIDEEIEATVMPEDYRHRKVWILCNDCNDTTEVFFHILGQKCGHCQSYNTRAIAPPVLPQ, encoded by the exons atGGAAGGCTCTGCCAACAATGAACGTCTTGATTTTGGGAAGATGGGCTATGGGTGCAAGCATTATAGGAGGAGATGCAAGATTCGTGCACCTTGCTGCAATGAGATCTACCCCTGCCGCCATTGCCATAACGAGGCTGCg AGCTTGTTGAGGAACCCCTATGATCGCCACGAACTCGTTCGCCAAGATGTTAAACAA GTTGTTTGTGCAGTTTGTGACACTGAGCAACCG GTTGCTCAAGTTTGCACAAACTGTGGAGTTAGAATGGGAGAGTATTTCTGTGACATCTGCAAATTCTTCGATGATGAT ATAGGGAAACAACAGTTTCATTGTGATGATTGCGGAATCTGTAG ggttggtggtcaagagAACTTTTTCCACTGCGAGAAGTGTG GGTCATGCTATTCAGTTACACTGCGTGACAATCATTTGTGTGTGGAGAACTCCATGAGGCACCACTGCCCCATTTGTTACGAG TTCCTTTTTGATTCAATGAAAGACATCAGTGTCATGAAATGTGGTCACACCATGCACCATGAATGCTTTGAAGAGATGCTAAATCGCGACAC GTACTGCTGTCCCATATGCTCCAAGTCAGTGATGGACATGACCaggacatggaagagaattGATGAAGAG ATTGAAGCAACTGTCATGCCCGAAGATTATCGGCATAGGAAG GTTTGGATATTATGCAATGACTGCAATGACACAACAGAAGTGTTCTTCCACATTCTGGGGCAAAAATGTGGTCACTGCCAATCGTATAATACGCGTGCAATCGCTCCTCCGGTTCTTCCTCAATGA
- the LOC130936306 gene encoding putative germin-like protein 2-1, whose amino-acid sequence MTRIAAYFIVAFLALASSFASAYDPSPLQDFCVAVNDSESAVFVNGKFCKDPKLVVAEDFFKHVDAGNTSNKLGSKVTQVSVNELFGLNTLGISLARIDFAAKGLNPPHIHPRGTEILIVIEGTLYVGFVTSNQNNGQNRLFTKVLNKGDVFVFPKGLVHFQLNVGYENAVAIAALSSQNAGVITIANAVFGSTPPISDQVLAKAFQVDKNTVDYLQKQFWYDNN is encoded by the exons ATGACAAGAATTGCTGCATACTTCATTGTTGCGTTTTTGGCTTTGGCATCATCTTTTGCTTCTGCCTACGATCCCAGCCCTCTTCAAGACTTTTGTGTGGCAGTTAATGATTCCGAATCTGCTG TTTTTGTGAATGGAAAATTTTGCAAAGATCCAAAACTTGTGGTAGCTGAAGATTTCTTCAAACATGTTGATGCGGGAAACACCAGCAACAAACTTGGTTCAAAAGTTACTCAAGTTAGCGTTAACGAACTATTCGGACTGAACACATTAGGCATATCGTTAGCTCGTATAGACTTTGCAGCAAAAGGTTTAAACCCTCCTCACATTCACCCAAGAGGCACAGAGATCCTTATTGTTATTGAAGGCACTCTCTACGTTGGATTTGTGACTTCAAATCAAAACAATGGACAGAACCGTCTTTTCACGAAAGTGCTAAACAAGGGTGATGTGTTTGTGTTTCCAAAGGGACTTGTTCACTTCCAATTGAATGTTGGTTATGAAAATGCTGTTGCTATTGCTGCTCTAAGCAGTCAAAATGCAGGGGTTATCACTATTGCTAATGCTGTTTTTGGATCAACTCCACCTATTTCTGATCAAGTTTTAGCCAAAGCTTTTCAAGTTGACAAAAATACAGTTGATTATCTTCAAAAGCAATTCTGGTATGACAACAATTAG
- the LOC130950378 gene encoding uncharacterized protein LOC130950378 isoform X1: MQVASSARRAFRLLRQSPMFLNSNNHFLPSHYSTNPSQHTPFLSGITQRDYWHVSMEPMYFMMPKALYSSGVETIEETPTVAVKELYDKMLESVKVKRSMPPNAWLWSMIENCIHQQDIRLLFDILENLHVFRLSNLRIHDDFNSNLCQEVTKACIKAGALEFAKRTLWKHNVYGLSPTVAAANHLLTHAKNHNDTKLLVEVMKLLKKNDLPLQPGTADIVFSICYNTDKWDLINKYGKWFVKAGGVKLRQTSFDTWMKFAAKRGETEPLWEMNKLRLETKKIPTLTAGISCVKGFLLERNPSDAACIIHELNENLDDAKKKGIKDELQKLISEWPKEVIKYRKGEDQKTLASSLKSDILAMISQLNMGLEASLNLEDLKG; encoded by the exons ATGCAAGTTGCCTCCAGTGCTCGCCGTGCCTTTCGGCTTCTCCGCCAATCTCCGATGTTCCTCAACTCCAACAACCATTTCCTTCCCTCTCATTACTCCACCAACCCATCACAACACACCCCCTTTCTCTCAG GGATCACACAACGTGATTATTGGCATGTATCAATGGAACCAATGTATTTCATGATGCCAAAGGCTCTTTATAGTTCTGGAGTGGAAACTATTGAAGAGACTCCCACAG TGGCTGTAAAGGAGCTCTATGATAAGATGCTTGAGTCTGTAAAAGTTAAACGATCAATGCCACCTAATGCTTGGTTATGGTCAATGATTGAAAATTGTATACACCAACAAGATATAAGACTCCTATTCGACATTTTGGAGAACCTCCACGTATTT AGGCTATCAAATCTTCGAATTCATGATGACTTTAATAGCAATCTCTGTCAAGAAGTTACTAAAGCATGTATTAAAGCAGGAGCCCTTGAATTTG CAAAGAGGACTTTATGGAAGCATAATGTCTATGGACTGAGCCCAACTGTTGCTGCTGCTAATCATTTACTG ACGCATGCTAAGAATCACAATGATACTAAATTGCTGGTGGAAGTAATGAAACTTCTGAAGAAGAACGATTTACCATTGCAACCAGGCACAGCAGATATTGTTTTCAG CATTTGTTACAATACTGATAAGTGGGATTTGATTAATAAGTACGGAAAATGGTTTGTCAAGGCTGGTGGCGTAAAACTACGGCAAACCTCATTTGACACATGGATGAAGTTTGCTGCCAAAAGAG GCGAGACGGAGCCATTGTGGGAAATGAATAAGTTGAGACTTGAGACAAAGAAGATACCTACTTTGACAGCTGGGATTTCTTGTGTTAAG GGTTTTTTGTTAGAGCGTAATCCCAGCGATGCAGCTTGCATCATTCACGAACTAAATGAG AATTTGGATGATGCAAAAAAGAAAGGCATTAAGGATGAACTTCAGAAGCTTATCTCCGAGTGGCCCAAGGAAGTTATTAAGTACAGGAAAGGAGAGGATCAAAAG ACACTAGCATCGTCTTTAAAATCCGATATCCTTGCCATGATTAGTCAACTGAACATGGGACTTGAGGCAAGTCTAAATTTGGAAGACCTTAAGGGATAA
- the LOC130970386 gene encoding CASP-like protein 1D2, which yields MSTTEKPGEPENRTAPTPAPAGVDLSNLDVILRFLLFAASLVAVVVLVTGNQTELVLVQGRPVPQPAKWRYSPAFVYFVVAFSVSGFYSIITTLASLSVIQRPHQKTKFLLHFLFWDALILGIIASATGAGAGVAYIGLKGNSHVHWNKICSAYDTFCKHVAGSLAVGLFGSIVVVLLIFLSAFTLHSRVPK from the exons ATGTCTACTACAGAGAAGCCAGGGGAACCTGAGAACAGGACAGCTCCAACTCCGGCTCCGGCCGGCGTCGATTTGTCTAATTTGGATGTGATATTAAGGTTTCTGTTGTTTGCAGCATCACTTGTGGCAGTAGTGGTGCTTGTCACTGGTAATCAAACCGAATTGGTGCTTGTCCAAGGTAGGCCTGTGCCACAACCAGCCAAGTGGAGATACTCACCGGCCTTTGT ATATTTTGTGGTTGCATTTTCGGTTTCTGGGTTTTACAGCATCATCACCACGCTAGCATCACTCTCTGTGATCCAGAGACCACATCAAAAAACCAAGTTTCTCCTTCATTTTCTCTTCTGGGATGCG CTGATACTGGGGATAATAGCATCAGCAACAGGAGCAGGTGCAGGTGTTGCATACATAGGTTTAAAGGGAAACAGCCATGTCCATTGGAATAAAATTTGCAGTGCATATGACACTTTCTGTAAGCATGTTGCTGGATCCCTTGCTGTGGGCTTGTTTGGCAGCATTGTTGTTGTGTTACTCATCTTCCTTTCAGCTTTCACCCTTCACAGCAGGGTTCCCAAGTAG